The Strix aluco isolate bStrAlu1 chromosome 18, bStrAlu1.hap1, whole genome shotgun sequence genome includes the window AGAAGGTCTCCCCATTACCATTATAATTTTACTCATAAGCAGTTCAGTTGTAAATCTGTATGTTTCTGTTAGTTTGAAATTAGGGTCCTATAAAATATCTTTTGATtgtgttgtatttaaaaaaaattcttgttggTAGGAGCAAGATCACAATCGAGTTGTAACCTACTGATTCAAAAACCTAATGTCACTTTTAAAACAAGGTCTGAAGAGAGTCACTGGGGGATTCAACTCCAAGAACAAATGTGATGCCAGAACCTACTCTTACATGCTGCCAACATTTGCCTTTGCCCATAAAGACCATGATGTGCAAGAAGAGGTTTATCGACTGGACAGAGAGACCCTTGAAAAAGTCAATAAACTGCTTGCGTGCTATAAAGGGACACACAACTTCCACAACTTCACGTCTCAGAAGGGACCCAGGGACCCCAGTGCCAAGCGGTACATAATGGAGATGTACTGTGGAGAGCCGTTTGTGAGGGAGAATGTAGAATTTGCAGTGATCAAAGTGAAAGGTCAGAGTTTCATGATGCACCAAATAAGGAAGATGATTGGGCTGGTGATAGCTATTGTGAAAGGTTATGCTGCTGAGTCTGTCATAGAGcgcagctggggagaggagaaagtAGATGTCCCCAAAGCCCCAGGACTCGGGCTGGTTTTGGAAAGAGTACACTTTGAAAAATACAACAGACGTTTTGGAAATGATGGGCTGCATGAGCCACTGGAgtggacagaggaggaggagaagattGCTGTTTTCAAGGAGCAGTATATCTATCCCACCATTATCAAcacagaaagggaggagaaatCCATGGCAAACTGGCTGAACACCCTCTCCATTCATGACTTCAACTCTTCTGCTGTTGGGATGCAAGCTAACAACAAAAATTCAAAGGTAATGATTGAAGCCATTATTTTATCGAATGGAAGCTGTCAAGTTGAAGTGGCTCTTAATTTAGTAACACTTTTGTTTTCCATGAATATGCCATGGAAGATGACACTCATCTGGAGCATGAAATGTGTATTATCTTTTCCATCTCTGTACGCTTGGTAGTGGAATGAACAATACAAAGTGTTATTTTTGCAGGGTTTTGCATGGGGCAGTTGAAGGAGGGGGGAAGGAATGCTTTCAAGCACAGGGCAATTTGCAGAATCATACACCAGCAATAAAAATTGTGGACACATTACTGTCCTTTGCTATTGTGAAGCTGTTTGAGAGACTAGGTTTTAGGTTGACAATTTCCCTTTAAATAACTGCTGGTTCTTTGTATTCTCTGATTTTGGGCTAATTCTTATTTTGTGTAATGCCCTGTTCACTAGATAAGGTTTGGAAtcggggagggggcggggagggggaaaTTTAGGACCattcttttaaagtaaatctgCCATGAGCTCAAAATGGGTCATCAGAACAACTCCTACTGGTCAAAATGGGATATTGCAGAATCTGATTTCTGACAACAGGAACTATTGTCAGCTGTAAGTTGCAATAAAACAAAGGTGAGGAATACATTTTTAACCAAAAGAAATTTACAGTTTAagttaaagattatttttttcttcctctggttgAGATGTAGAACAGCCTTACAAGAAGAGAGTGGAAAGATGTCTGGGGCATGCCTAGAAGTAGGTTGGAAACCACATGAGGAAGCTTGAGTCAAACTCACAGAGTATTTCTTTGAATTGACAACCACTGGAGTGACCTAAAATACAGTGTTTGGTTGGACAAGTCCCCGATCAACCCAATGTAACTTTGAAGCAAGCCCTGCTTGAGTGgggggttggacttgatgacctaAAGATTCCTAACAGTTCTGTATGTAATTCAAATTTTCTTGGTCAGAGGGCTGTCTACTCCTTGAAGGACAAATGATGGGCAGGGCTAAAACTTCTGTGTGATGcaactcagaagaaaataatgaccTTTTTTCACTTAATGGAATCCTTAAAATTAGCTATGTTTTGTGTAGATAATGATCCTGCTCTGAAGAATGTTAGGTTTAATCCTGTCTCTGCCATTTTTTGTTTGAGACAGAGTTTcaacatataaaataaaatttatgacCTTGTTGAATAGTACAAGCAAGATACCAGAAATTTCTCAGGGTTATTTTTGTACTTGTGgtaattgtttttctgaagtacagTGCTGTATGAGGACATTTGTGACAGGAGGTTATGACAAATGCCACATTAGTTTGGTTAAATGGGACCCAAAGAGACCATGTGGTGCAGAGAGTCCTTACCTGGCTCAGGGGTCTTGGTGATAGCGTTGACAGGACTCACTGCTGATAGGTTCAAAATCACGGATGTATTGCTAGCAGGAGGCAGGTC containing:
- the PUS1 gene encoding pseudouridylate synthase 1 homolog isoform X4, encoding MAEDLRTAVASQTKRLKSSREVVERLEENGHQNKRLKRDADEEDAEDQNKKSPKRKIVLLMAYSGKGYHGMQRNVGSSQFKTIEDDLVSALVKSGCIPEDHGEDMKKMSFQRCARTDKGVSAAGQIVSLKVRLIDDILEKINNHLPSHIRILGLKRVTGGFNSKNKCDARTYSYMLPTFAFAHKDHDVQEEVYRLDRETLEKVNKLLACYKGTHNFHNFTSQKGPRDPSAKRYIMEMYCGEPFVRENVEFAVIKVKGQSFMMHQIRKMIGLVIAIVKGYAAESVIERSWGEEKVDVPKAPGLGLVLERVHFEKYNRRFGNDGLHEPLEWTEEEEKIAVFKEQYIYPTIINTEREEKSMANWLNTLSIHDFNSSAVGMQANNKNSKNSSDLEGSDGCDDDSD
- the PUS1 gene encoding pseudouridylate synthase 1 homolog isoform X1; translation: MLRWGLRAVSCGLSAPGSAACGGPWRRLRSVCTRRAGPGRAARVGQVLTMAEDLRTAVASQTKRLKSSREVVERLEENGHQNKRLKRDADEEDAEDQNKKSPKRKIVLLMAYSGKGYHGMQRNVGSSQFKTIEDDLVSALVKSGCIPEDHGEDMKKMSFQRCARTDKGVSAAGQIVSLKVRLIDDILEKINNHLPSHIRILGLKRVTGGFNSKNKCDARTYSYMLPTFAFAHKDHDVQEEVYRLDRETLEKVNKLLACYKGTHNFHNFTSQKGPRDPSAKRYIMEMYCGEPFVRENVEFAVIKVKGQSFMMHQIRKMIGLVIAIVKGYAAESVIERSWGEEKVDVPKAPGLGLVLERVHFEKYNRRFGNDGLHEPLEWTEEEEKIAVFKEQYIYPTIINTEREEKSMANWLNTLSIHDFNSSAVGMQANNKNSKNSSDLEGSDGCDDDSD
- the PUS1 gene encoding pseudouridylate synthase 1 homolog isoform X2 gives rise to the protein MLRWGLRAVSCGLSAPGSAACGGPWRRLRSVLTMAEDLRTAVASQTKRLKSSREVVERLEENGHQNKRLKRDADEEDAEDQNKKSPKRKIVLLMAYSGKGYHGMQRNVGSSQFKTIEDDLVSALVKSGCIPEDHGEDMKKMSFQRCARTDKGVSAAGQIVSLKVRLIDDILEKINNHLPSHIRILGLKRVTGGFNSKNKCDARTYSYMLPTFAFAHKDHDVQEEVYRLDRETLEKVNKLLACYKGTHNFHNFTSQKGPRDPSAKRYIMEMYCGEPFVRENVEFAVIKVKGQSFMMHQIRKMIGLVIAIVKGYAAESVIERSWGEEKVDVPKAPGLGLVLERVHFEKYNRRFGNDGLHEPLEWTEEEEKIAVFKEQYIYPTIINTEREEKSMANWLNTLSIHDFNSSAVGMQANNKNSKNSSDLEGSDGCDDDSD
- the PUS1 gene encoding pseudouridylate synthase 1 homolog isoform X3 encodes the protein MAAALEQVLTMAEDLRTAVASQTKRLKSSREVVERLEENGHQNKRLKRDADEEDAEDQNKKSPKRKIVLLMAYSGKGYHGMQRNVGSSQFKTIEDDLVSALVKSGCIPEDHGEDMKKMSFQRCARTDKGVSAAGQIVSLKVRLIDDILEKINNHLPSHIRILGLKRVTGGFNSKNKCDARTYSYMLPTFAFAHKDHDVQEEVYRLDRETLEKVNKLLACYKGTHNFHNFTSQKGPRDPSAKRYIMEMYCGEPFVRENVEFAVIKVKGQSFMMHQIRKMIGLVIAIVKGYAAESVIERSWGEEKVDVPKAPGLGLVLERVHFEKYNRRFGNDGLHEPLEWTEEEEKIAVFKEQYIYPTIINTEREEKSMANWLNTLSIHDFNSSAVGMQANNKNSKNSSDLEGSDGCDDDSD